The Hevea brasiliensis isolate MT/VB/25A 57/8 chromosome 1, ASM3005281v1, whole genome shotgun sequence genome has a window encoding:
- the LOC110662777 gene encoding LOW QUALITY PROTEIN: cytochrome P450 86B1-like (The sequence of the model RefSeq protein was modified relative to this genomic sequence to represent the inferred CDS: deleted 1 base in 1 codon), with protein MINPSNNLTSSSDDFSGNFVSRRLFFFFLGDIQVLELVLAFLVFIAINSLRQKKRRGLPVWPVLGMLPSLVLGLRNNMYEWISDVLCQQNGTFRFRGPWFSSLNCLVTADPRNLEHLLKTKFPNFPKGNYFRGTVRDLLGDVIFNADDETWQRQRKTASIEFHSTKFRQLTAESLLELVHSRLLPVLEKALNNSISIDLQDILLRLTFDNVCMIAFGVDPGCLSLGLPQIPLARAFEDATEATVLRFVTPTCIWKAMRYLHLGAEKKLRRSIEGVDEFAEQVIRTRKKELSMQSCDDKKQRSDLLTVFMGLKDESGQPFSDKFLRDICVNFILAGRDTSSVALSWFFWLLDQHPQVEEKIVAEICKIVKERQDFDPKTPLAFRAEEIKKLDYLQAALSEALRLYPSVPVDQKEVIEDDIFADGSMLKKGTKVIYAIYTMGRMEAIWGKDCREFRPERWLKEGRFMSESAYKFTAFNGGPRLCLGKDFAYNQMKFAAASIIYRYHMKVVKDHPVVPKPALTMYRKHGLKVNLLRRDQSQLLT; from the exons ATGATTAATCCTAGCAACAATCTCACCTCCTCCTCCGATGACTTCTCCGGAAACTTCGTTTCTCGGCgactatttttcttcttcttgggAGATATTCAAGTTTTAGAACTTGTTCTTGCTTTTCTCGTCTTCATTGCCATAAATTCTCTAAGGCAGAAGAAACGTCGGGGGCTACCAGTATGGCCAGTTCTAGGCATGCTACCATCCTTGGTTTTGGGCCTTCGGAATAATATGTACGAGTGGATTTCCGACGTACTTTGCCAACAAAATGGGACGTTTAGATTCAGAGGACCATGGTTTAGTAGTCTTAATTGTTTAGTGACTGCGGATCCAAGAAACTTGGAGCATCTTCTCAAGACCAAGTTCCCCAATTTCCCTAAAGGGAATTACTTCCGCGGCACAGTTCGTGATCTCCTCGGCGACGTAATATTCAACGCAGACGATGAGACATGGCAAAGGCAAAGGAAGACAGCAAGCATTGAGTTCCATTCAACTAAGTTCAGGCAACTAACTGCAGAATCGTTGCTTGAACTTGTCCACTCTAGGCTCTTGCCAGTCCTGGAAAAAGCACTGAACAATTCAATATCGATTGACCTACAAGATATTCTATTAAGGCTCACTTTTGACAACGTATGCATGATAGCTTTTGGGGTTGATCCAGGGTGTTTGAGTTTGGGTTTGCCTCAAATACCATTAGCTAGAGCCTTCGAGGATGCAACCGAGGCAACAGTGCTGCGTTTTGTTACACCAACATGTATATGGAAAGCGATGCGGTATCTTCATTTGGGAGCTGAAAAGAAACTAAGAAGATCGATAGAAGGGGTTGACGAGTTCGCAGAACAAGTGATAAGAACAAGGAAGAAAGAACTATCTATGCAGAGCTGTGATGATAAAAAGCAAAGGTCAGATCTTTTGACGGTGTTTATGGGGTTGAAAGATGAGAGTGGGCAGCCATTTTCAGACAAGTTCTTGAGAGATATATGCGTAAACTTCATACTAGCTGGTAGGGATACTTCTTCAGTGGCTTTGAGTTGGTTTTTCTGGCTTCTTGATCAACATCCTCAAGTTGAGGAA AAAATTGTTGCTGAAATATGCAAGATAGTAAAGGAGAGGCAAGATTTTGACCCTAAAACTCCATTGGCGTTTAGGGCAGAGGAGATAAAGAAGTTGGATTATTTGCAAGCTGCGTTATCTGAGGCCTTGAGGTTGTACCCTTCAGTGCCTGTGGATCAGAAGGAG GTAATTGAGGATGACATATTCGCCGATGGGTCTATGTTGAAAAAAGGAACAAAAGTGATATATGCAATATATACAATGGGAAGAATGGAGGCAATATGGGGAAAGGACTGCAGGGAGTTCAGGCCAGAGAGGTGGCTAAAAGAAGGAAGGTTCATGAGTGAATCTGCATACAAATTCACCGCCTTCAACGGTGGCCCTAGGCTGTGCTTAGGTAAAGATTTTGCCTACAACCAAATGAAATTTGCTGCTGCCTCTATCATATATCGCTACCATATGAAGGTGGTGAAAGATCATCCCGTGGTGCCAAAGCCTGCTCTTACCATGTACAGGAAACATGGTTTGAAGGTGAATCTATTGAGGCGTGATCAATCTCAGCTTCTCACATGA